One genomic window of Streptomyces sp. WP-1 includes the following:
- a CDS encoding DUF397 domain-containing protein → MKHIKPRARVYNGMPARELGSEGWHKPWSGGNGGNCLEAMKLADGRIAVRQSTDPDGPALIYTTDEMTAFIEGAKAGEADFLLS, encoded by the coding sequence ATGAAACACATCAAGCCGCGCGCCCGCGTCTACAACGGCATGCCCGCACGGGAGCTGGGCAGTGAGGGCTGGCACAAGCCCTGGAGCGGCGGCAACGGCGGCAACTGCCTGGAGGCGATGAAACTGGCCGACGGCCGTATCGCCGTACGCCAGTCCACCGACCCCGACGGACCGGCCCTGATCTACACCACGGACGAGATGACCGCCTTCATAGAAGGAGCCAAGGCGGGGGAGGCCGACTTCCTGCTCTCCTGA
- a CDS encoding uridine kinase produces MRLEAITWDRLAELLADRLAGMEPADGGAWLRVALDGAPAARPGDLAERVGEALRVRGRPSLVVGAEGFLRPASLRLEHGRRDAESYYGGWLDTGALWREVFGPLDPGGSGRVLPDLWDPATDRATRSPYVQLPPGGVLLLHGPLLLRHWFPFDLTVHVLLSPAALRRRTPEADHWTLPAFERYDSETDPAATADVLVRADDPRHPAWRG; encoded by the coding sequence GTGCGACTCGAAGCGATCACCTGGGACCGGCTCGCCGAACTGCTCGCCGACCGGCTGGCCGGAATGGAACCGGCCGACGGTGGCGCGTGGCTGCGCGTCGCCCTCGACGGGGCCCCGGCCGCCCGTCCCGGGGACCTGGCCGAGCGGGTCGGCGAGGCGCTCCGCGTGCGCGGCCGGCCCTCGCTGGTCGTCGGGGCAGAGGGCTTTCTGCGCCCCGCTTCACTGCGCCTGGAGCACGGACGGCGCGACGCGGAGTCGTACTACGGCGGCTGGCTGGACACCGGCGCTCTGTGGCGAGAGGTGTTCGGCCCGCTCGACCCCGGCGGCAGCGGCCGCGTCCTGCCCGACCTGTGGGACCCGGCCACCGACCGCGCCACCCGCAGCCCGTACGTCCAACTCCCGCCCGGCGGCGTCCTGTTGCTCCACGGCCCCCTTCTGCTGCGCCACTGGTTCCCGTTCGACCTGACCGTCCACGTCCTCCTGTCCCCGGCGGCCCTGCGCCGCCGTACTCCCGAAGCCGACCACTGGACGCTCCCCGCCTTCGAGCGCTACGACTCCGAGACCGACCCGGCCGCCACGGCGGATGTCCTCGTCCGCGCCGACGACCCACGCCACCCCGCCTGGCGCGGCTGA
- a CDS encoding PAC2 family protein — MLDPQGLYAWEPKGLAVVDMALAQESAGLVMLYHFDGYIDAGETGDLIVDRMLDSLPHQVVARFDHDRLVDYRARRPLLTFKRDRWTDYETPAIEVHLVQDTTGAPFLLLSGPEPDVEWERFSTAVRQIADRLGVRLSVNFSGLPMGVPHTRPVGLTPHGNRVDLVPGHTSPFEEAQVPGSVEQLVEYRLMQAGHDVLGVAAHVPHYVARSPYPDAALTVLEAITAATGLVLPGIAHSLRTDARRTQTEIDRQIQEGDEELTALVQGLEHQYDAAAGAETRGNMLAEPVEIPSADEIGREFERFLAEREGEA, encoded by the coding sequence GTGCTTGATCCGCAGGGTTTGTACGCATGGGAGCCGAAGGGCCTCGCCGTGGTCGACATGGCGCTCGCCCAGGAATCGGCCGGCCTTGTCATGCTCTACCACTTCGACGGATACATCGACGCGGGCGAGACCGGTGACCTCATCGTCGACCGGATGCTCGACTCGCTGCCCCACCAGGTCGTCGCCCGGTTCGACCACGACCGGCTCGTGGACTACCGGGCCCGCCGGCCGCTGCTCACCTTCAAGCGCGACCGCTGGACCGACTACGAGACCCCGGCCATCGAGGTCCACCTCGTCCAGGACACCACAGGCGCGCCCTTCCTGCTGCTGTCCGGGCCCGAGCCGGACGTGGAATGGGAGCGCTTCTCGACGGCGGTACGGCAGATCGCCGACCGGCTCGGCGTCCGTCTGTCCGTGAACTTCAGCGGCCTGCCCATGGGCGTCCCGCACACCCGCCCCGTGGGCCTCACCCCGCACGGCAACCGTGTCGACCTGGTCCCCGGCCACACCAGTCCCTTCGAGGAGGCCCAGGTGCCCGGCAGCGTGGAGCAGCTGGTGGAGTACCGGCTGATGCAGGCCGGTCACGACGTCCTGGGTGTCGCCGCGCACGTCCCGCACTACGTCGCCCGCTCCCCGTACCCGGACGCCGCGCTGACCGTCCTGGAGGCCATCACCGCCGCCACCGGCCTGGTCCTGCCCGGCATCGCGCACTCCCTGCGCACGGACGCGCGGCGCACCCAGACCGAGATCGACCGGCAGATCCAGGAGGGCGACGAGGAGCTGACCGCCCTCGTGCAGGGCCTTGAGCACCAGTACGACGCGGCGGCCGGCGCCGAGACCCGGGGCAACATGCTCGCCGAACCGGTGGAGATCCCGTCCGCCGACGAGATCGGGCGCGAGTTCGAGCGCTTCCTCGCGGAGCGCGAGGGAGAGGCCTGA
- a CDS encoding helix-turn-helix transcriptional regulator has product MSEPRSAPTVGQVVLGRRLLDLRERAGLKREDAARVLRVAPATVRRMEMAEVALKIPYLQLLLKAYGVPDEEAEAFVQLAEEANRPGWWQRFHDILPGWFSMYVSLEGAASLIRSYEPHFVPGLLQTEDYARGVLRSGAIGETSPDDIERHVALRMRRQELLHRPDAPRFWAVMDETALRRPVGGPEVMRAQLERLIEAASLPNVTLQVAPFENGPHPGTYGPFVLFRFAMSELPDMVYSEYLTGAVYLDARAEVATHLEVMDRMAAQAATAQRTKEILRDLCKEL; this is encoded by the coding sequence GTGAGTGAACCGCGGTCCGCGCCGACGGTGGGTCAGGTGGTCCTCGGGCGGCGTTTGCTGGACCTGCGGGAACGCGCCGGCCTGAAGCGCGAGGACGCCGCCCGGGTGCTGCGCGTCGCCCCCGCGACCGTCCGCCGCATGGAGATGGCCGAGGTCGCCCTCAAGATTCCGTACCTCCAGCTGCTCCTGAAGGCGTACGGCGTCCCCGACGAGGAGGCCGAAGCCTTCGTCCAGCTGGCCGAGGAGGCCAACCGCCCCGGATGGTGGCAGCGTTTCCACGACATCCTGCCGGGCTGGTTCTCCATGTACGTCAGCCTGGAGGGCGCCGCGAGCCTCATCCGCTCCTACGAGCCGCACTTCGTCCCCGGACTACTCCAGACCGAGGACTACGCGCGCGGAGTGCTCAGGTCCGGGGCGATCGGCGAGACCAGCCCGGACGACATCGAGCGCCATGTCGCGCTGCGCATGCGGCGCCAGGAACTCCTCCACCGCCCCGACGCGCCCCGGTTCTGGGCCGTGATGGACGAGACCGCCCTGCGCCGCCCCGTCGGCGGCCCCGAGGTGATGCGCGCCCAGCTCGAACGACTGATCGAGGCCGCGAGCCTGCCGAACGTGACCCTCCAGGTCGCGCCGTTCGAGAACGGCCCGCACCCGGGGACGTACGGGCCCTTCGTGCTGTTCCGATTCGCCATGTCAGAACTGCCGGACATGGTCTACAGCGAGTACCTGACCGGCGCCGTCTACCTCGACGCGCGCGCGGAGGTGGCGACCCACCTCGAGGTCATGGACCGCATGGCGGCGCAGGCCGCCACGGCACAACGCACGAAAGAGATCCTCCGGGATCTCTGCAAGGAGCTGTGA
- a CDS encoding glutamate synthase subunit beta produces MADPKGFMTTPRQEWARRPVEERVRDWDEVYVPGALLPIISKQADRCMDCGVPFCHEACPLGNLIPEWNDLVAREDWRAASDRLHATNNFPEFTGRLCPAPCEAGCVLAINQPAVTIKNVECAIADRAWEEGFVPARPPERLSGKTVAVIGSGPTGLAAAQQLTRAGHTVAVYEKDDRIGGLMRYGIPSFKMEKRHLERRLGQMRAEGTRFRTSMSVGRDVDAAELRTRFDAVVLATGATAWRELPVPGRELEGIHQAMRYLPLSNRVGEGDLAVSPLSAAGRHVVIVGGGDTGADCLGTAVREGAASVTQLDIYAQPEAARDEYAEPWPTYPKIYRLSPAHEEAGELRTAPAADADARLFAASTLRFSGDEGGHVRALELVEVDERRQPVPGSERTIPADMVLLALGFSGPDREDGLVEQLGLVLDARGMIARDIGFATNVPGVFAAGDAARGQSLIVWAIAEGRAVAAAVDRYLTGSSQLPAPISPEDKPMRV; encoded by the coding sequence ATGGCCGATCCAAAGGGGTTCATGACCACGCCGCGTCAGGAGTGGGCGCGGCGGCCCGTCGAGGAGCGGGTGCGGGACTGGGACGAGGTGTATGTGCCGGGGGCGCTGCTGCCGATCATCAGCAAGCAGGCGGACCGGTGCATGGACTGCGGGGTGCCGTTCTGCCATGAGGCCTGTCCGCTGGGCAATCTCATCCCCGAGTGGAACGATCTGGTGGCGCGGGAGGACTGGCGGGCGGCGAGCGACCGGTTGCACGCGACGAACAACTTCCCTGAGTTCACCGGGCGGTTGTGTCCGGCGCCCTGTGAGGCGGGGTGTGTGCTGGCGATCAATCAGCCGGCGGTCACCATCAAGAACGTCGAGTGCGCGATCGCCGACCGGGCCTGGGAGGAGGGGTTCGTGCCGGCGCGGCCTCCGGAGCGGTTGTCGGGGAAGACGGTCGCGGTGATCGGCTCGGGGCCGACGGGTCTCGCGGCCGCGCAGCAGCTGACGCGGGCCGGGCACACGGTGGCGGTGTACGAGAAGGACGACCGGATCGGCGGGCTGATGCGGTACGGGATCCCCTCGTTCAAGATGGAGAAGCGGCATCTGGAGCGGCGGCTGGGGCAGATGCGGGCCGAGGGGACGAGGTTCCGTACCTCGATGTCGGTGGGGCGGGATGTCGACGCGGCGGAGTTGCGGACGCGGTTCGACGCGGTGGTGCTCGCCACGGGTGCCACGGCGTGGCGGGAGCTTCCGGTGCCGGGCCGGGAGTTGGAGGGGATACATCAGGCGATGCGGTATCTGCCGCTCTCCAACCGGGTGGGTGAGGGGGATCTGGCGGTTTCGCCGTTGTCGGCGGCGGGCCGGCATGTGGTGATCGTGGGTGGTGGGGACACGGGGGCGGACTGTCTGGGGACGGCGGTGCGGGAGGGTGCCGCGTCGGTGACCCAGCTGGACATCTACGCGCAACCGGAGGCGGCACGCGACGAGTACGCGGAGCCGTGGCCGACGTATCCGAAGATCTACCGGCTGTCGCCCGCGCACGAGGAGGCGGGTGAGTTGCGGACAGCGCCGGCGGCGGACGCGGACGCGCGGTTGTTCGCGGCGTCGACGCTGCGTTTCTCGGGGGACGAGGGCGGGCATGTGCGGGCGCTCGAACTGGTGGAGGTGGACGAGCGGCGGCAGCCGGTGCCGGGGAGCGAGCGGACGATCCCGGCCGACATGGTGCTGCTCGCGTTGGGGTTCTCGGGGCCGGACCGGGAGGACGGGCTGGTCGAGCAGCTGGGGCTGGTGCTCGACGCGCGGGGCATGATCGCCCGGGACATCGGTTTCGCGACCAACGTTCCGGGGGTGTTCGCGGCCGGGGACGCGGCGCGCGGGCAGTCGTTGATCGTCTGGGCGATCGCGGAGGGGCGGGCGGTGGCGGCGGCCGTCGACCGTTATCTGACGGGCAGTTCGCAGCTGCCCGCGCCGATCTCACCCGAGGACAAGCCGATGCGGGTGTGA
- a CDS encoding right-handed parallel beta-helix repeat-containing protein, translating into MSRKRSSLGQEGTPLRISMPLTSLLAAAAVTGGLLLYGPAPAMAASTVEVTTAAQLKTALANARPGATIHLADGTYQGDFNATAPATASARITLTGSAKAVLTASGGYGLHLDGASYWTVSGLTVTGGQKGIMIDAAQGVIVDGVTVHGLAMEGVHFRDSSADGVIRNSRIYDTGNDGDGMGEGVYVGTANTLSDRSDRVQILDNTIGPDVGGENVDVKEGTTGTRIIGNTFDGSGLTGANYDDSWVDVKGDDVLVQDNTGTRTSNDGYQTHTQQPGWGCGTVFKGNKSALTGATGPTQLAIDVSNDTTACKTTVYTSNTVTGGKGLTNIGVTS; encoded by the coding sequence ATGTCACGCAAGAGATCGTCCCTGGGACAGGAAGGCACCCCTCTGCGCATATCCATGCCGCTCACCTCCCTGCTCGCCGCGGCCGCCGTCACCGGTGGTCTGCTGCTCTACGGCCCGGCCCCGGCCATGGCCGCCTCGACGGTCGAGGTGACGACCGCGGCCCAGCTGAAGACCGCGCTCGCGAACGCGCGGCCCGGTGCCACGATCCATCTCGCGGACGGCACCTACCAGGGCGACTTCAACGCGACCGCGCCGGCCACGGCGTCCGCCCGGATCACCCTCACCGGCTCCGCCAAGGCCGTCCTCACCGCGAGCGGCGGCTACGGGCTGCATCTCGACGGCGCCTCCTACTGGACGGTCAGCGGGCTGACCGTGACCGGAGGCCAGAAGGGCATCATGATCGACGCGGCCCAGGGCGTGATCGTGGACGGCGTCACGGTGCACGGCCTGGCCATGGAGGGCGTGCACTTCCGCGATTCCAGCGCGGACGGCGTGATCAGGAACTCGAGGATCTACGACACCGGGAACGACGGCGACGGCATGGGCGAGGGCGTCTACGTCGGCACGGCCAACACCCTGTCCGACCGCAGCGACCGCGTCCAGATCCTCGACAACACCATCGGCCCGGACGTGGGCGGCGAGAACGTCGACGTCAAGGAGGGCACGACCGGTACGCGGATCATCGGCAACACCTTCGACGGCAGCGGCCTGACCGGCGCGAACTACGACGACTCCTGGGTCGATGTGAAGGGCGACGACGTCCTGGTCCAGGACAACACCGGCACCCGCACCAGCAACGACGGCTACCAGACCCACACCCAGCAGCCCGGCTGGGGCTGCGGCACGGTCTTCAAGGGCAACAAGTCCGCCCTGACCGGCGCCACGGGCCCCACCCAGCTGGCCATCGACGTCAGCAACGACACCACGGCCTGCAAGACGACGGTCTACACCTCGAACACGGTCACGGGCGGCAAGGGCCTGACAAACATCGGGGTGACCTCCTGA
- a CDS encoding tetratricopeptide repeat protein — translation MPETSGSPGPTPETHVIDFRAAEQLLHARDPRGAVKLLDGVIAAHPENTAARLLRARAFFAAAQLRPAELEFTIVLEREPDNAFAHFALARTYERQGRADQAKRHFRLAAALDPNPEYLKAARFDG, via the coding sequence GTGCCCGAGACCAGCGGTTCCCCCGGACCCACTCCGGAGACGCATGTCATCGACTTCCGTGCCGCCGAGCAACTGCTCCACGCGCGGGATCCGCGGGGTGCGGTGAAGCTGCTCGACGGAGTCATCGCCGCGCACCCCGAGAACACCGCGGCCCGGCTGCTGCGCGCGCGTGCCTTCTTCGCCGCCGCGCAACTACGGCCCGCCGAGCTGGAATTCACCATCGTCCTGGAGCGGGAGCCGGACAACGCGTTCGCGCACTTCGCCCTGGCCCGCACCTACGAGCGCCAGGGCCGCGCCGACCAGGCCAAGCGCCACTTCCGGCTGGCCGCGGCGCTGGACCCGAACCCGGAGTATCTGAAGGCGGCCCGTTTCGACGGCTGA
- a CDS encoding DUF899 domain-containing protein: MSSPEIVSREQWRAAREELRRREESVRRERAALGAERRRLPMVEVDPGYLFEGGDGKATLLDLFGGRSQLVVHHFMFAPDRTTGCPCCAAFLDQVGHLAHLRARDTSFAAVSRAPFTRILPFKARMGWTVPWYSSSPGDFNDDFEATVRDGGEPVERPGLSCFLREHDRVFHTYSVYGADLDELGTTAALLDLTALGRRAVGSEGPRLHDEYDF; this comes from the coding sequence ATGTCGTCACCGGAGATCGTCTCGCGCGAGCAATGGCGTGCCGCGCGCGAGGAGTTGCGGCGCCGGGAGGAGTCGGTCAGGCGGGAGCGCGCGGCACTCGGCGCCGAGCGGCGACGGCTGCCCATGGTCGAGGTCGACCCCGGCTACCTCTTCGAGGGTGGCGACGGCAAGGCCACCCTCCTCGACCTCTTCGGGGGCCGTTCCCAACTCGTCGTCCACCATTTCATGTTCGCCCCCGACCGGACGACCGGCTGCCCGTGCTGCGCCGCCTTCCTGGACCAGGTCGGCCACCTCGCCCATCTGCGCGCCCGCGACACCTCGTTCGCCGCGGTCTCCCGGGCGCCGTTCACCCGCATCCTGCCGTTCAAGGCGCGGATGGGCTGGACGGTGCCCTGGTACTCCTCGTCCCCGGGGGACTTCAACGACGACTTCGAGGCGACCGTGCGGGACGGCGGGGAACCGGTCGAGCGACCGGGCCTGAGCTGCTTCCTGCGCGAACACGACCGGGTCTTCCACACCTATTCGGTGTACGGCGCGGACCTGGACGAACTGGGCACCACCGCCGCCCTCCTCGATCTGACCGCCCTCGGCCGCCGCGCCGTCGGCAGCGAGGGGCCGCGTCTGCACGACGAGTACGACTTCTGA
- a CDS encoding DUF2293 domain-containing protein, with amino-acid sequence MGIPSTPHPTHGLVVIQPLKHQRCSACRRGPLSLLVMENGAPRCLSCVDLGHLVLLPRGDTALTRRSREESALSAVVVRFNRRKGRYERQGVLVEEAALARAEERCLADAEARRRRRARDARRRGVADERFAAAFAAEILRLFPGCPAERARAIAAHASVRGSGRVGRSAAGRALSEGAVISAVVAGVRHVDTPYDQLLMSGVPRNEARRRIAPAVEGVLRAWQEAGEEAEEEAEEEAEGSGPDAPGYGR; translated from the coding sequence ATGGGAATCCCCTCAACTCCCCACCCCACTCACGGCCTTGTCGTCATCCAGCCCCTCAAGCACCAGCGCTGCTCCGCCTGCCGGCGCGGTCCGCTGTCCCTGTTGGTCATGGAGAACGGCGCCCCTCGATGCCTGAGCTGCGTCGATCTCGGCCATCTGGTCCTTCTTCCGCGTGGTGACACGGCGCTGACCCGCAGGTCGCGGGAGGAGAGCGCGTTGTCGGCGGTGGTGGTGCGGTTCAACCGGCGCAAGGGGCGGTACGAGCGGCAGGGTGTGCTCGTGGAGGAGGCGGCGCTGGCCCGTGCGGAGGAGCGGTGTCTGGCGGATGCGGAGGCTCGGCGTCGGCGGCGGGCGCGGGACGCGCGGCGCAGGGGGGTGGCGGACGAGCGGTTCGCGGCGGCGTTCGCGGCGGAGATCCTCCGGCTGTTCCCGGGCTGCCCGGCGGAGCGGGCGCGGGCGATCGCGGCGCATGCCTCGGTGCGGGGCAGCGGGCGGGTGGGGCGCAGTGCGGCGGGGCGGGCGCTGTCCGAGGGCGCGGTGATCTCGGCGGTGGTGGCGGGCGTACGGCATGTGGACACGCCGTACGACCAGCTGCTGATGAGCGGGGTACCGCGGAACGAGGCCCGGCGTCGGATCGCCCCTGCCGTGGAGGGTGTGCTGCGGGCGTGGCAGGAGGCCGGGGAAGAGGCCGAGGAAGAGGCCGAGGAAGAGGCCGAGGGCTCGGGGCCGGACGCCCCCGGCTACGGACGGTGA
- a CDS encoding DUF6343 family protein encodes MRTGSEPATARSALRARLWLSVWGLVWAVFGTAVFALVGRPGWAIACGVLLLIVTADLALIVRHLRQGPHYQPGRNVPPYQPPDDDGARSPRLSRRGPSCPRPPRHRHP; translated from the coding sequence ATGCGTACGGGCAGTGAACCGGCGACCGCGCGCAGTGCTCTGCGGGCGCGGTTGTGGCTGAGCGTGTGGGGGCTGGTCTGGGCGGTCTTCGGCACGGCGGTGTTCGCGCTCGTCGGGCGCCCCGGCTGGGCGATCGCCTGCGGAGTGCTGCTGCTGATCGTCACCGCCGACCTGGCCCTGATCGTCCGGCACCTCCGGCAGGGCCCGCACTACCAGCCGGGCCGGAACGTGCCGCCGTACCAGCCGCCGGACGACGACGGGGCCCGCTCCCCCCGGCTGTCGCGGCGCGGCCCCTCGTGCCCCCGGCCGCCGCGCCACCGGCACCCCTGA
- the coaE gene encoding dephospho-CoA kinase — protein MLKVGLTGGIGAGKSEVSRLLVEHGAVLIDADRIAREVVAPGTPGLAAVVEAFGPDILAEDGSLDRPRLGSIVFADPDRLAVLNSIVHPLVGARSRELEEAASPDAVVIHDVPLLTENGLAPFYDLVIVVDASPETQLDRLIRLRGMTEEDARARMAAQATRGQRHAIADIVIDNDVPLDALRKRVDAVWDGLVRPAHTGSAADRPAE, from the coding sequence ATGCTGAAAGTTGGCCTGACCGGCGGGATCGGCGCCGGCAAGAGCGAGGTGTCCCGGCTGCTCGTGGAGCACGGAGCCGTGCTGATCGACGCGGACCGCATCGCGCGGGAGGTCGTGGCGCCCGGCACGCCCGGCCTCGCCGCCGTGGTCGAGGCGTTCGGACCCGACATCCTCGCCGAGGACGGCAGCCTGGACCGGCCCCGCCTCGGCTCGATCGTCTTCGCCGATCCGGACAGACTCGCGGTCCTCAACTCGATCGTGCACCCCCTGGTCGGCGCCCGCTCCCGCGAGCTGGAGGAGGCCGCGTCCCCCGACGCCGTGGTGATCCACGACGTGCCCCTGCTCACCGAGAACGGACTGGCGCCGTTCTACGACCTCGTGATCGTCGTGGACGCGAGCCCCGAGACCCAGCTCGACCGGCTGATACGGCTGCGCGGGATGACCGAGGAGGACGCCCGCGCCCGCATGGCCGCCCAGGCCACCCGCGGGCAGCGGCACGCGATCGCGGACATCGTGATCGACAACGACGTCCCCCTGGATGCGCTGCGCAAGCGGGTCGACGCGGTCTGGGACGGCCTGGTGCGCCCGGCCCACACCGGCTCCGCAGCGGACCGGCCCGCGGAATAG
- a CDS encoding RNA-binding S4 domain-containing protein, which produces MASEDADENVNRDAGGRPGTAPAQDAGDAGTSAGGPVDPGARPTGSATVNPAVDPEVAAAVAAAEAASPGGGETVRIDSWIWAVRLIKTRSQGATACRGGHVRVNGERVKPAYSVRVGDEVRLRNEGRERIVIVKRLIRKRVGAPVAVQCYIDNSPPPPPREAVAPVGIRDRGAGRPTKRDRRDMERLRGLTPPGFSSDMNGPEGRPRGR; this is translated from the coding sequence ATGGCTTCCGAGGATGCGGACGAGAACGTGAACCGGGACGCCGGGGGACGGCCCGGGACGGCACCCGCCCAGGACGCCGGGGACGCCGGTACCTCGGCCGGCGGCCCGGTGGACCCCGGGGCGCGGCCCACGGGGAGCGCCACGGTGAACCCCGCCGTGGACCCCGAGGTCGCCGCCGCGGTCGCCGCTGCCGAGGCCGCAAGTCCCGGTGGTGGTGAGACGGTCCGGATCGACAGCTGGATCTGGGCCGTACGTCTGATCAAGACGCGGTCCCAGGGCGCCACCGCCTGCCGTGGTGGTCATGTGCGTGTGAACGGTGAGCGGGTGAAGCCGGCCTACTCGGTGCGGGTGGGCGACGAGGTCCGGCTGCGGAACGAGGGGCGGGAGCGGATCGTGATCGTCAAGCGCCTCATCCGCAAGCGGGTCGGCGCGCCCGTGGCCGTGCAGTGCTACATCGACAACTCCCCTCCCCCGCCGCCCCGCGAGGCCGTCGCCCCCGTCGGGATCCGCGACCGGGGCGCCGGCCGGCCCACCAAGCGCGACCGCCGGGACATGGAACGTCTGCGCGGCCTCACACCGCCGGGATTCAGCAGCGACATGAACGGACCGGAGGGACGACCCCGGGGCCGGTGA
- a CDS encoding SAM-dependent methyltransferase has product MSGQDPTAVEIDTSKPHPARMYDWYLGGKDNYPVDEEMGRQMLALEPRIPVMARVNRAFMHRATRWLAHQGVRQFLDIGTGIPTEPNLHQVAQEVAPDARVVYCDNDPIVLAHAAALLRSTPQGATEYLQADVRDPDAIIAGAREVLDLEQPVALSMIALLHFITDADGAHDLVGRLLSELPSGSYLVMTHATSDFTPDESVTATDKLKGAGITIALRSREEFTRFFDGLELVDPGVEIVHKWHPELGEPVPGQDDGVIPGYGAVARKR; this is encoded by the coding sequence ATGAGCGGGCAGGACCCGACGGCCGTAGAGATCGACACCAGCAAACCCCATCCCGCACGGATGTACGACTGGTATCTCGGCGGCAAGGACAACTATCCCGTGGACGAGGAGATGGGCCGCCAGATGCTGGCGCTCGAACCCCGCATCCCGGTCATGGCCCGGGTCAACCGCGCCTTCATGCACCGCGCCACGAGGTGGCTGGCCCACCAGGGCGTACGGCAGTTCCTGGACATCGGCACCGGCATACCGACCGAGCCGAACCTGCACCAGGTCGCCCAGGAGGTCGCGCCCGACGCCCGGGTCGTCTACTGCGACAACGACCCGATCGTCCTCGCCCACGCGGCCGCCCTGCTGCGCAGCACCCCGCAGGGCGCCACCGAATACCTCCAGGCCGATGTGCGCGACCCGGACGCGATCATCGCCGGTGCCCGCGAGGTCCTCGATCTGGAGCAGCCGGTCGCCCTCTCCATGATCGCCCTGCTGCACTTCATCACGGACGCGGACGGCGCCCACGACCTCGTCGGCCGCCTGTTGTCCGAACTGCCGTCCGGCAGCTACCTGGTGATGACCCACGCGACCTCGGACTTCACCCCCGACGAGTCCGTCACCGCCACCGACAAGCTCAAGGGCGCCGGCATCACCATCGCCCTGCGCTCCCGCGAGGAGTTCACCCGCTTCTTCGACGGCCTCGAACTCGTCGATCCCGGCGTCGAGATCGTCCACAAGTGGCATCCGGAACTCGGCGAGCCGGTGCCGGGTCAGGACGACGGGGTGATCCCCGGGTACGGTGCGGTGGCCCGCAAGCGGTAG
- a CDS encoding uracil-DNA glycosylase, with product MDDSSPLARLDRRVTGCRACPRLVEWREEVAATKRAAFADWTYWGRPVPGFGPADARLLIIGLAPAAHGGNRTGRMFTGDRSGDVLYQALYDLGLANRPTSLHIDDGLELYGLRVTSPVHCAPPANKPTPGERDTCRPWLVQELKLLRPTLRAVVVLGAFGWQAALPAFTEAGWTVPRPRPPFGHGTRVALDGLDLFGCFHVSQRNTFTGKLTPEMLREVLGTAARTAGLPVR from the coding sequence ATGGACGACAGCAGCCCCCTTGCCCGGTTGGACCGGCGGGTCACGGGCTGCCGGGCCTGCCCCCGGCTGGTGGAGTGGCGCGAGGAGGTGGCGGCGACCAAGCGCGCCGCCTTCGCGGACTGGACGTACTGGGGCCGCCCGGTGCCCGGCTTCGGGCCCGCCGACGCCCGGCTGCTGATCATCGGCCTGGCCCCGGCCGCGCACGGCGGCAACCGCACCGGACGCATGTTCACCGGCGACCGCTCCGGCGATGTGCTGTACCAGGCGCTGTACGACCTCGGTCTCGCCAACCGGCCCACCTCTCTCCACATCGACGACGGCCTGGAGCTGTACGGGCTCCGGGTCACCTCACCCGTCCACTGCGCGCCGCCCGCCAACAAGCCGACTCCCGGCGAGCGCGACACCTGCCGCCCCTGGCTGGTCCAGGAGCTGAAACTGCTGCGCCCGACGCTGCGGGCCGTGGTGGTCCTCGGCGCCTTCGGCTGGCAGGCGGCACTGCCCGCGTTCACCGAGGCCGGCTGGACGGTGCCCCGCCCCCGTCCGCCCTTCGGCCACGGCACCCGCGTCGCGCTCGACGGCCTGGACCTCTTCGGCTGCTTCCATGTCAGCCAGCGCAACACCTTCACCGGCAAGCTCACGCCGGAGATGCTGCGCGAGGTACTGGGCACGGCGGCGCGAACGGCCGGGCTGCCGGTGCGCTGA